A stretch of Vairimorpha necatrix chromosome 2, complete sequence DNA encodes these proteins:
- a CDS encoding frataxin, whose amino-acid sequence MLEIKKKYLEMIDSGFNLILEKLEPYSNNIIENEGSINLSISKIGEYLFNRQPSSLQLWGSSPLTGPSRFRMEEKEWIHEKKNIPLKKYLELEVSDICQKRN is encoded by the coding sequence ATGTTggaaataaagaagaaatatcTCGAAATGATAGACAGTGGATTTAATTTGATCTTAGAGAAACTTGAGCCATATTCTAATAATATCATAGAAAACGAGGGATCTATAAATCTCTCTATAAGTAAAATAGGggaatatttatttaatagaCAACCTTCATCCTTACAATTATGGGGGTCTTCACCCCTGACGGGGCCAAGTAGATTTAGAATGGAAGAAAAGGAGTGGATTCATGAGAAGAAGAATATTCccttaaagaaatatttagaattaGAAGTATCTGACATATGTCAGAAAAGGAATTAG
- a CDS encoding transcription initiation factor TFIID subunit 9 (TAF9) encodes MGSNENLAPRDAKVISIILRSLGIEECEPKVIVQLLELAYKYSTDVMKDARLYSEHCGRSSINVSDMKLALQTKVGKHFVPPPPRHYLMEIANTVNSKPLNTSETSENLIKVPNRDHFLGGYEYEE; translated from the coding sequence ATGGGCTCAAATGAAAATCTCGCTCCTCGTGACGCTAAAGTAATTTCTATAATTCTCAGATCTCTGGGAATTGAAGAATGTGAACCAAAAGTCATTGTCCAATTATTAGAACTGGCTTATAAATATTCCACTGATGTCATGAAAGATGCGCGTCTTTATTCTGAGCATTGTGGTCGATCTTCTATAAATGTCAGTGACATGAAACTGGCTCTACAGACCAAAGTGGGTAAGCATTTTGTCCCTCCTCCTCCTAGACATTATCTTATGGAGATAGCCAACACAGTGAACTCTAAGCCGCTTAATACTTCAGAAACATCAGAAAATCTAATTAAAGTTCCCAATAGAGATCATTTCCTTGGAGGATATGAATATGAAGAGTAA
- a CDS encoding Rho-associated protein kinase, whose translation METQKKCENINTDEETLNLIGDCIETVYKCIDKTNTHLPIDNLNHLIKNKTNPHDFEILKTIAKGGYGEVFLVKKDQIYAMKRVAKDVILRQPNTALFMAEKSLLVDSINSKWLVSAKMTLQDDDFLYYFMDFIPGGDFMGLLSKEDVLEEDWVRFYVIELVAALDELHKLGWIHRDLKPDNILIGKDGHIKLADFGSSIKMENGIARSSYVVGTPDYVSPDILESGQLENDYNENIDFWTLGVIIYEMLFGATPFYSATLVETYKKITSVSFTYPFKISEDIKDLISKLICKKEERLGIKEIKSHKFFQGVDWNNVKEMIPPFIPEISSELDTSNFMDTSFEMENQKSEKINYIDFVGFSYDPKMVSHLRKVIKIDDSTNVSQDLEGTFNKMNINNIQDEKDIIKEDYRDTKVLNNNDEKDTIRNNKNESTQNTNNKNETSMNTCKNDDDKKDLIKKTDELQNIEKQINEAQGKLKEKTEEYKNLLKNLINEKEEFSSLENELQEKRREIENINKIIEERKSISEDYLKITNNKNIKINFLDYDSEKLNEINSKFLLCYNQTQLLEENFRNIKYFLNKNKQVNTDNLKKQVRMLTSEVKEYQQKFNQEIQMRKQLEEELKSIKSSKNKETPVSYNSEFICNLFVDKQKLRSVIRILEDMFYINDLSCHIGNVYIKELKNNEMYHESYKNRSLILKIIFISESVKSISSSSRRSIKSLEGDYKIEMSMKSGLENMMPLLQGRQLEEARLQYEGTLKKISQLEREMETARKCTLPQEDEEEDPVKLYEFNNHLFSSKTFPPGTLCEHCNEVLYGVSDQGLECKDCKMVVHNACYILGDVSCELYSAFKRGKSFYILMRSIEEKEKLLSVYKRF comes from the coding sequence ATGgaaacacaaaaaaaatgtgaaaatataaatacagaCGAAGAAACACTAAATCTCATTGGTGATTGTATAGAAACAGTCTACAAATGCATAGACAAAACAAACACACATTTACCCATAGACAACCTAAACCaccttataaaaaataaaacaaatccCCATGATTTTGAAATACTCAAAACTATAGCAAAAGGAGGATACGGGGAAGTATttcttgtaaaaaaagatcaaaTTTATGCTATGAAGCGTGTAGCCAAAGATGTCATTTTGAGACAACCAAACACTGCCTTATTTATGGCAGAGAAATCTCTACTAGTTGACTCTATAAATTCAAAGTGGCTTGTTTCTGCAAAAATGACACTACAAGATGACgactttttatattattttatggATTTTATACCTGGTGGAGATTTCATGGGTTTATTGAGTAAAGAAGATGTCTTAGAAGAAGATTGGGTAAGATTTTATGTTATAGAATTAGTAGCAGCACTTGATGAACTTCATAAATTAGGATGGATTCATAGAGATTTAAAACcagataatattttaataggCAAAGATGGTCATATAAAATTGGCCGATTTTGGTAGTAGtataaaaatggaaaatgGTATAGCAAGATCTTCTTACGTAGTCGGCACACCCGACTACGTCTCCCCTGACATATTAGAATCTGGTCAATTAGAAAATGACTAcaatgaaaatatagatTTCTGGACTCTAGGAGTCATAATTTATGAAATGTTATTTGGTGCTACGCCTTTTTACTCGGCTACACTTGTAGAAACTTATAAGAAAATCACAAGTGTGTCTTTTACTTATCCATTTAAGATTTCTgaagatataaaagatttaataagtaaattgatatgtaaaaaagaagaaagattaggaattaaagaaataaaaagtcATAAATTCTTTCAAGGAGTAGATTGGAATAATGTAAAAGAAATGATACCACCATTTATACCTGAGATTAGTAGTGAATTAGATACATCTAATTTCATGGACACTTCATTTGAGATGGAGAATCAGAAATCAGAGAAGATTAATTATATAGATTTTGTAGGATTTTCATATGATCCAAAAATGGTAAGTCATTTAAGAAAAgtaattaaaattgatGACTCAACTAATGTCTCGCAAGATTTAGAAGGtacttttaataaaatgaatattaACAATATACAAGACGAAAAAGACATCATCAAAGAAGACTATAGAGATACCAAAGTactaaataataatgaCGAGAAAGATACAATaagaaataacaaaaacGAGTCAACCCAGAATACAAATAACAAAAACGAGACATCAATGAATACATGTAAAAATGACGACGATAAAAAagatctaataaaaaagactGATGAACtacaaaatatagaaaaacaaataaatgaaGCACAGGggaaattaaaagaaaaaacagaagaatataaaaatttactcaaaaatctaataaatGAAAAGGAAGAATTTTCTAGCCTTGAAAATGAATTACAAGAAAAACGCAGAGAAAtagaaaacataaataaaattatagaagAGAGAAAATCCATCTCTGaagattatttaaaaattacgaataataaaaatataaagataaatttcttaGATTATGATTCTGAGAAattaaatgaaataaatagtaaatttttactgtGTTATAACCAGACACAATTATTAGAAGagaattttagaaatataaaatattttctaaataaaaataaacaagtAAATACAGATAATCTCAAGAAACAAGTCAGGATGCTGACGTCAGAAGTAAAAGAATACCAGCAGAAATTTAATCAAGAAATACAAATGAGGAAACAATTAGAGGAAGAATTAAAGAGTATAAAATccagtaaaaataaagagacGCCAGTCTCCTATAATTCTGAGTTTATTTGCAATTTGTTTGTAGACAAACAAAAGCTTAGATCTGTAATAAGGATCCTTGAGgatatgttttatataaatgatTTATCTTGTCACATTGGAAATGTGTATATTAAGGAATTGAAGAATAATGAGATGTATCATGAGTCATATAAGAATAGATCTCTAATTCTcaagattatttttatttctgaGTCAGTCAAGTCTATTAGTTCTTCTAGTAGACGAAGTATTAAGTCTCTAGAGGGAGATTACAAGATAGAAATGAGTATGAAGTCGGGATTAGAGAATATGATGCCTCTTCTACAAGGGAGACAATTAGAAGAGGCCAGGCTTCAGTATGAAGGGACTCTTAAGAAGATTTCCCAGCTAGAAAGAGAAATGGAGACAGCAAGGAAGTGCACACTTCCTCAAGAAGATGAAGAAGAAGACCCAGTAAAATTgtatgaatttaataatcaTCTTTTTTCTTCCAAGACTTTCCCCCCTGGGACCCTCTGTGAGCACTGCAATGAAGTGCTTTATGGGGTAAGTGACCAGGGGTTAGAGTGTAAGGATTGTAAGATGGTAGTCCATAATGCCTGTTATATTTTGGGAGATGTGTCCTGTGAATTATACAGTGCTTTTAAGAGGGGGAagtctttttatattttgatgaGGAGTATAGAAGAGAAAGAGAAGTTATTATCAGTATATAAGAGATTTTGA
- a CDS encoding F-box/WD40 repeat domain-containing protein 7, which yields MKSQKYPPILIHNLNIELISKLCSYLSIKSLKNLSKSSSYISRHLNSDLNFWQSACKLNLPTVLECKNVLKTKYKLFRNIKSGSNESSYTFITHQKDITYLKIHDKYVYTSSDDTTMKQFSFSGVLINTFLGHKGGIWSFSVDKVLVTGSTDKTAIIWDMASGIPLHKLKGHTNTVRVVKTYGDYVCTGGRDCFIRIWNLIGECLFILSGHTSSVRCLDINRDFLLSGSYDGSVVLWDYKKGKRCFNLVSHKSRVYSVLLGKKYIISGGLDAFVHISTFDNKLVTRYKCHDILVISLSFSHAERYLVSSAADNILVKWDVLDNKKEYTINEKCLITSHFIYEELLFLTTINELQVYDYETGLFIRTVMKADKFIKVEMYEDKLIVAYLLQKNYHIKIYTYTNNS from the coding sequence ATGAAGAGTCAGAAATATCCACCCATTTTAATTCACAATCTCAACATAGAATTAATTAGTAAACTCTGCTCTTATTTATCAATCAAATCCTTAAAAAATCTCTCTAAATCTTCCTCCTACATCTCCCGCCATTTAAATTCAGACTTGAATTTCTGGCAGTCTGCCTGTAAATTAAACTTGCCCACTGTGCTCGAGTGTAAAAATGTCTTAAAAACCAAGTACAAgttatttagaaatatcaAGTCAGGATCAAATGAGTCATCTTACACATTTATAACCCACCAGAAAGATATTACTTATCTTAAGATACATGATAAATATGTGTACACATCTTCTGATGATACGACAATGAAGCAGTTTAGTTTCAGTGgtgttttaattaatacttttttggGTCATAAAGGGGGTATTTGGAGTTTTAGTGTGGATAAAGTTTTAGTTACTGGCAGTACTGACAAGACTGCTATTATTTGGGATATGGCGTCAGGGATACCTCTTCATAAGTTGAAAGGACACACTAATACTGTCAGGGTAGTCAAGACATATGGGGATTATGTCTGCACAGGAGGCAGAGATTGTTTCATAAGAATATGGAATTTGATAGGAGAGTGTCTTTTTATTCTAAGTGGTCATACGTCATCAGTAAGATGTCTTGATATAAACAGAGACTTCCTTCTTAGTGGATCTTATGACGGGTCAGTGGTCTTATGGGACTATAAAAAGGGAAAGAGGTGTTTCAATTTGGTATCTCATAAATCTAGAGTTTACAGTGTTTTACTGGGTAAGAAGTATATTATAAGTGGGGGACTTGATGCTTTCGTCCATATTTCTACAtttgataataaattaGTGACCAGATACAAGTGTCATGACATTTTAGTAATTTCTCTTAGTTTTAGTCATGCCGAGAGATATTTAGTAAGTAGTGCGGCGGATAATATCTTAGTAAAATGGGATGTACTTGATAATAAGAAGGAGTATACGATAAATGAGAAGTGTCTGATTACTAgtcattttatttatgaagagttattatttcttactACTATTAATGAGTTACAAGTTTATGATTATGAGACGGGGTTATTTATAAGGACAGTAATGAAAGCAGACAAATTCATAAAAGTAGAAATGTATGAAGATAAATTGATAGTAGCATATTTATTACAGAAGAATTatcatattaaaatatacacTTATACCAATAATTCataa